One genomic region from Populus nigra chromosome 8, ddPopNigr1.1, whole genome shotgun sequence encodes:
- the LOC133700748 gene encoding phosphatidylserine decarboxylase proenzyme 2-like isoform X1, with the protein MGHGSSKELPSTESNSEGGSTRFSRMKQKLHFHSKDQHHPHLRLIFRRISVSRGNGSSSSSSTSALKLVSAEDFAGIALLTLISADMQFKDRWLACVSLGEQTFRTHISHQTHKPVWNSEKKLMLEKNGPHLARISVFETNRVSKNKLVGYCEIDLLEFLARDSDSDFEVFELFDPAPAGKVVGRISLSCSVEDPIETEKNFARRILGIVDYNEDGQLSFSEFSDLIKAFGNQVADKKKEELFKVADKNGDGVVSMDELAELLAIQQENVPLINCCPVCGEVLEVSDKLNTLVHLSLCFDEGTGNQVMTGGFLTDKQASYGWMFKLSEWAHFSSYDVGLNSGSSASHILVFDRKTKRLVEELIDKKIVLSMRAIYQSKIGLGLMDKGAKEILQSISEKQGREMNTIESARDIPKFVEFFKDQINLAEIKYPLEHFKTFNEFFIRELKPGARPIASVEHDDVAICAADCRLMAFKSVEDSLRFWIKGRKFSIQGLLGNEIYSSAFADGTLVIFRLAPQDYHRFHSPVSGTIDKFVKIPGCLYTVNPIAVNSKYCNVFTQNKREVSIISTAHFGKVAFVAIGATMVGSITFSKKAGDHVKKGDELGYFSFGGSTVICVFEKDVIKIDEDLLANSARSLETLVTVGMSLGVATKKQTKVGMPNIDNGW; encoded by the exons ATGGGTCACGGAAGCTCTAAGGAATTGCCTAGTACGGAATCTAATAGCGAAGGAGGTTCGACCCGCTTCTCTCGAATGAAACAGAAACTTCACTTCCACAGCAAAGATCAACACCATCCTCATCTCCGTCTCATATTCCGTCGCATTTCTGTTTCACGAGGAAATGGaagctcctcctcctcctccacttcCGCTCTCAAACTCGTCTCCGCTGAGGATTTTGCTGGAATTGCTCTCCTCACTCTAATTAGCGCTGACATGCAATTCAAAGACAGGTGGCTCGCTTGTGTTTCCCTTGGCGAACAGACTTTCCGCACCCATATTTCTCACCA GACCCACAAACCTGTTTGGAACTCG GAAAAGAAGCTTATGTTAGAGAAAAATGGGCCTCATCTTGccaggatttctgttttcgaG ACCAATAGAGTATCGAAGAACAAACTTGTTGGATATTGTGAGATTGATCTACTTGAATTTCTAGCACGG GATTCAGATTCTGACTTTGAAGTGTTTGAACTTTTTGACCCAGCACCAGCTGGTAAAGTTGTCGGCAGAATTTCTCTCTCGTGTTCTGTTGAG GATCCAATTGAAACAGAGAAAAATTTTGCAAGACGCATCTTAGGAATTGTG GATTACAACGAAGATGGGCAGCTTTCTTTCTCTGAGTTCTCTGACTTAATTAAGGCTTTTGGCAATCAAGTGGCAGATAAGAAG AAAGAGGAGCTTTTTAAAGTTGCTGACAAGAATGGTGATGGTGTTGTAAGCATGGATGAGTTGGCTGAACTTCTTGCCATTCAACAAGAAAA TGTGCCTCTTATAAATTGCTGCCCTGTTTGTGGTGAGGTTCTTGAAGTTTCTGATAAGCTAAATACCCTGGTCCATTTGAGTCTTTGTTTTGACGAGGGAACGGGAAATCAAGTTATGACAGGTGGATTTCTTACTGATAAACAGGCTTCTTATGG GTGGATGTTTAAACTGAGTGAATGGGCTCATTTTTCATCGTATGATGTTGGTTTGAACTCTGGTTCAAGTGCTTCACATATTCTG GTATTTGATAGGAAGACAAAGAGGCTTGTGGAGGAGTTAATTGATAAAAAGATTGTTCTGTCAATGAGAGCAATTTATCAGTCAAAGATAGGACTGGGCCTTATGGACAAAG GAGCAAAAGAAATCTTGCAAAGCATCTCTGAGAAGCAGGGAAGGGAAATGAACACTATAGAATCTGCTAGAGACATTCCTAAGTTTGTTGAATTTTTCAAG GATCAAATAAATTTGGCTGAAATCAAGTACCCTCTAGAACATTTTAAG ACATTCAATGAGTTCTTCATAAGAGAATTAAAGCCTGGTGCAAGACCAATTGCTTCCGTGGAACATGATGATGTTGCCATATGTGCAGCTGATTGCCGTTTAATGGCTTTTAAGTCTGTAGAAGACAGTCTACGATTTTGGATCAAG GGCCGCAAATTTTCTATACAAGGGCTTTTGGGAAACGAAATATACTCAAGTGCATTTGCTGATGGTACCTTGGTCATATTTCGATTGGCACCACAG GATTATCACCGTTTTCATTCTCCAGTTTCTGGAACCATTgacaaatttgtaaaaataccTGGGTGTTTATATACA GTTAATCCTATTGCTGTCAACAGCAAGTATTGTAATGTTTTCACTCAGAATAAGAGGGAAGTTTCGATTATTTCTACTGCACATTTTGGAAAG GTAGCATTTGTTGCAATAGGAGCAACTATGGTTGGCAGCATCACCTTCTCGAAGAAGGCTGGTGACCATGTCAAGAAAGGAGACGAG TTAGGGTATTTCTCATTTGGTGGAAGCACAGTGATTTGCGTCTTTGAAAAG GACGTGATTAAAATAGACGAGGACCTCTTAGCAAATAGTGCCAGGTCACTTGAGACCTTGGTTACTGTTGGAATGAGTTTGGGTGTTGCAActaagaaacaaacaaaagttGGTATGCCAAACATCGATAATGGGTGGTAG
- the LOC133700748 gene encoding phosphatidylserine decarboxylase proenzyme 3-like isoform X2 has protein sequence MGHGSSKELPSTESNSEGGSTRFSRMKQKLHFHSKDQHHPHLRLIFRRISVSRGNGSSSSSSTSALKLVSAEDFAGIALLTLISADMQFKDRWLACVSLGEQTFRTHISHQTHKPVWNSEKKLMLEKNGPHLARISVFEDSDSDFEVFELFDPAPAGKVVGRISLSCSVEDPIETEKNFARRILGIVDYNEDGQLSFSEFSDLIKAFGNQVADKKKEELFKVADKNGDGVVSMDELAELLAIQQENVPLINCCPVCGEVLEVSDKLNTLVHLSLCFDEGTGNQVMTGGFLTDKQASYGWMFKLSEWAHFSSYDVGLNSGSSASHILVFDRKTKRLVEELIDKKIVLSMRAIYQSKIGLGLMDKGAKEILQSISEKQGREMNTIESARDIPKFVEFFKDQINLAEIKYPLEHFKTFNEFFIRELKPGARPIASVEHDDVAICAADCRLMAFKSVEDSLRFWIKGRKFSIQGLLGNEIYSSAFADGTLVIFRLAPQDYHRFHSPVSGTIDKFVKIPGCLYTVNPIAVNSKYCNVFTQNKREVSIISTAHFGKVAFVAIGATMVGSITFSKKAGDHVKKGDELGYFSFGGSTVICVFEKDVIKIDEDLLANSARSLETLVTVGMSLGVATKKQTKVGMPNIDNGW, from the exons ATGGGTCACGGAAGCTCTAAGGAATTGCCTAGTACGGAATCTAATAGCGAAGGAGGTTCGACCCGCTTCTCTCGAATGAAACAGAAACTTCACTTCCACAGCAAAGATCAACACCATCCTCATCTCCGTCTCATATTCCGTCGCATTTCTGTTTCACGAGGAAATGGaagctcctcctcctcctccacttcCGCTCTCAAACTCGTCTCCGCTGAGGATTTTGCTGGAATTGCTCTCCTCACTCTAATTAGCGCTGACATGCAATTCAAAGACAGGTGGCTCGCTTGTGTTTCCCTTGGCGAACAGACTTTCCGCACCCATATTTCTCACCA GACCCACAAACCTGTTTGGAACTCG GAAAAGAAGCTTATGTTAGAGAAAAATGGGCCTCATCTTGccaggatttctgttttcgaG GATTCAGATTCTGACTTTGAAGTGTTTGAACTTTTTGACCCAGCACCAGCTGGTAAAGTTGTCGGCAGAATTTCTCTCTCGTGTTCTGTTGAG GATCCAATTGAAACAGAGAAAAATTTTGCAAGACGCATCTTAGGAATTGTG GATTACAACGAAGATGGGCAGCTTTCTTTCTCTGAGTTCTCTGACTTAATTAAGGCTTTTGGCAATCAAGTGGCAGATAAGAAG AAAGAGGAGCTTTTTAAAGTTGCTGACAAGAATGGTGATGGTGTTGTAAGCATGGATGAGTTGGCTGAACTTCTTGCCATTCAACAAGAAAA TGTGCCTCTTATAAATTGCTGCCCTGTTTGTGGTGAGGTTCTTGAAGTTTCTGATAAGCTAAATACCCTGGTCCATTTGAGTCTTTGTTTTGACGAGGGAACGGGAAATCAAGTTATGACAGGTGGATTTCTTACTGATAAACAGGCTTCTTATGG GTGGATGTTTAAACTGAGTGAATGGGCTCATTTTTCATCGTATGATGTTGGTTTGAACTCTGGTTCAAGTGCTTCACATATTCTG GTATTTGATAGGAAGACAAAGAGGCTTGTGGAGGAGTTAATTGATAAAAAGATTGTTCTGTCAATGAGAGCAATTTATCAGTCAAAGATAGGACTGGGCCTTATGGACAAAG GAGCAAAAGAAATCTTGCAAAGCATCTCTGAGAAGCAGGGAAGGGAAATGAACACTATAGAATCTGCTAGAGACATTCCTAAGTTTGTTGAATTTTTCAAG GATCAAATAAATTTGGCTGAAATCAAGTACCCTCTAGAACATTTTAAG ACATTCAATGAGTTCTTCATAAGAGAATTAAAGCCTGGTGCAAGACCAATTGCTTCCGTGGAACATGATGATGTTGCCATATGTGCAGCTGATTGCCGTTTAATGGCTTTTAAGTCTGTAGAAGACAGTCTACGATTTTGGATCAAG GGCCGCAAATTTTCTATACAAGGGCTTTTGGGAAACGAAATATACTCAAGTGCATTTGCTGATGGTACCTTGGTCATATTTCGATTGGCACCACAG GATTATCACCGTTTTCATTCTCCAGTTTCTGGAACCATTgacaaatttgtaaaaataccTGGGTGTTTATATACA GTTAATCCTATTGCTGTCAACAGCAAGTATTGTAATGTTTTCACTCAGAATAAGAGGGAAGTTTCGATTATTTCTACTGCACATTTTGGAAAG GTAGCATTTGTTGCAATAGGAGCAACTATGGTTGGCAGCATCACCTTCTCGAAGAAGGCTGGTGACCATGTCAAGAAAGGAGACGAG TTAGGGTATTTCTCATTTGGTGGAAGCACAGTGATTTGCGTCTTTGAAAAG GACGTGATTAAAATAGACGAGGACCTCTTAGCAAATAGTGCCAGGTCACTTGAGACCTTGGTTACTGTTGGAATGAGTTTGGGTGTTGCAActaagaaacaaacaaaagttGGTATGCCAAACATCGATAATGGGTGGTAG
- the LOC133701894 gene encoding uncharacterized protein LOC133701894: protein MFDGSLAMPFHTLNPCHILGHVNTHRALHKSRLQPVLAIPPSSILLHTDESGKFPDSKKGSGLRGRDSSDSLLSQASTVGIIGGISVNSALNFLKKLVQGSSKEGKDCFPFVLCSDPVLNKELLSHERNSCPSRSRHNEKSPSDHSAIAENLQNKRVFLEKSGVQCIVMPCHILHSWHDEVSKGCSVPFLHMGECVARELKEAKLKPLEAGSPLRIGLLASNATLAAGFYQEKLQSEGFEVVLPDKATMEHTIIPAIEALDRNDMEGAQNLLRIALQVLLVRAVNTVILASEEMRDVLPEDDPLLKKCIDPMDALARSTIKWAQAAEKGT, encoded by the exons ATGTTTGATGGGAGCTTGGCAATGCCTTTCCACACGTTGAACCCATGTCATATATTGGGTCATGTAAATACACATAGAGCCCTCCACAAGTCAAGGTTGCAACCAGTTCTAGCTATACCCCCATCATCAATTCTCTTGCACACAGATGAGAGTGGTAAATTTCCTGATTCTAAGAAGGGTTCTGGTTTGAGAGGAAGGGATTCTTCTGATTCATTGCTTAGTCAAGCAAGTACAGTGGGTATAATAGGAGGTATATCAGTGAATTCTGCTttgaatttcttgaaaaaactAGTCCAGGGGAGttcaaaagaaggaaaagattgCTTCCCTTTTGTTCTTTGCTCTGATCCAGTATTGAACAAGGAGCTTTTATCACATGAGAGAAATTCTTGTCCTTCTCGCAGTAGGCATAATGAAAAATCTCCATCGGATCATTCTGCAATTGCAGAGAATCTGCAGAATAAAAGGGTTTTTCTTGAGAAATCAGGAGTTCAGTGCATAGTAATGCCTTGTCATATTTTGCATTCATGGCATGATGAGGTTTCTAAGGGGTGTTCTGTTCCATTCCTTCATATGGGTGAGTGTGTTGCAAGGGAGCTCAAGGAAGCTAAGCTGAAGCCACTTGAAGCTGGTAGTCCTCTGCGTATTGGGTTATTAGCCTCCAATGCAACTTTGGCTGCAGGGTTCTATCAGGAGAAATTGCAGAGTGAG GGATTTGAGGTTGTGCTTCCAGATAAAGCAACCATGGAACACACTATAATTCCTGCAATTGAAGCTTTAGACAGAAACGACATGGAAGGCGCACAGAATTTGCTGAGAATTGCACTGCAAGTTCTCCTTGTGAGGGCAGTGAACACAGTCATCCTTGCTTCGGAAGAAATGCGTGATGTTTTGCCTGAGGATGATCCACTTCTCAAGAAATGTATTGATCCAATGGATGCATTAGCCCGTTCAACTATAAAGTGGGCGCAAGCTGCAGAAAAAGGTACATAA
- the LOC133701924 gene encoding uncharacterized protein LOC133701924, with protein sequence MASSKRWASIISSIASFLHFFVIIFQVPVFRVPCRTGTCTSPVEVMSSHLIATELYPAFGPKALLYPGAIARSYIKNRTFPCYSKLSKLYNLTNLRKTSASTDLQHLEILAGSYLAVAGAVLGLIRLGRTSLFGTLLILWGFVREVILKNSANVNSARSIHIYPVTMCIALLCAFLTIRKDVRKLIRCCRTRRGAKSLRFKAKIM encoded by the exons ATGGCTTCTTCAAAGAGATGGGCAAGCATCATATCGTCTAttgcttcttttcttcatttctttgtCATAATCTTTCAAGTGCCCGTTTTCAG GGTACCATGTAGGACTGGAACATGTACTTCACCTGTAGAGGTCATGTCCTCCCACTTGATTGCAACTGAACTCTATCCTGCATTTGGGCCCAAGGCTCTTCTGTATCCTGGTGCCATTGCTAGATCTTATATCAAGAACAGAACCTTCCCATGCTATAGTAAATTGTCGAAGCTATATAACTTGACCAATCTGAGGAAAACCTCTGCATCGACTGATCTCCAGCACCTAGAG ATTCTGGCAGGAAGCTACTTAGCAGTGGCAGGAGCAGTATTAGGTCTCATAAGGCTGGGCAGGACGAGCCTCTTTGGAACACTGCTTATCCTATGGGGCTTTGTAAGAGAAGTCATCCTGAAAAACTCTGCTAATGTGAATTCCGCGAGGAGTATCCATATCTACCCAGTAACAATGTGCATTGCTCTTCTTTGTGCTTTCTTGACTATAAGAAAGGATGTTAGAAAGCTTATCCGTTGTTGCAGAACTCGGCGAGGTGCAAAGTCTCTACGGTTTAAAGCGAAAATTATGTGA
- the LOC133701278 gene encoding zinc finger CCCH domain-containing protein 39-like produces MSDSSPSCKYFTFSTQMVHSGSQCSTQSKGFGIVSNIGDPLRKKPRICENNAGPSSKILVGKSNALMTGGGSFKTQLCMKFRTGHCSHGSKCLFTHAVCDLRKALPNLRRVVVNEDKNLCRMFNSGEGCTYGNKCRFLHVVPENFQKNLGQNWESSAISIGTTGSASSGGHKKGYKKTRLCNNWEMTGGCPYGKVCHFAHGQQELEKSDGNIALASGIVPTKASNSLLMGNDDIGSNHKHEAQATHCMFKWKALKKTRGIYADWIEDMHLLHSSLNEVEN; encoded by the exons ATGAGTGATTCTTCACCTTCTTGCAAATACTTTACTTTTAGTACCCAAATGGTTCATTCTGGTTCTCAATGCTCCACTCAGAGCAAAGGGTTTGGGATTGTATCTAACATTGGAGACCCCTTAAGGAAGAAGCCAAGAATTTGTGAAAATAACGCTGGCCCAAGTTCTAAAATTCTTGTGGGAAAAAGCAATGCCTTAATGACTGGTGGTGGCAGCTTCAAGACCCAGTTGTGCATGAAGTTCAGAACAGGGCATTGCAGTCATGGAAGCAAATGTCTTTTTACCCATGCTGTTTGTGATTTGAGAAAGGCCCTGCCTAACTTGAGAAGGGTTGTTGTCAATGAGGATAAAAATCTCTGTAGGATGTTCAACTCTGGCGAAGGATGCACGTATGGGAATAAGTGTCGTTTCCTTCATGTGGTTCCTGagaattttcagaaaaatttgGGCCAGAACTGGGAGAGTTCAGCTATAAGCATTGGAACTACAGGGTCTGCTTCTTCAGGAGGTCACAAAAAAGGGTATAAGAAAACAAGGCTTTGTAACAACTGGGAGATGACTGGAGGCTGCCCATATGGCAAGGTGTGTCACTTTGCTCATGGACAACAAG AGTTAGAGAAGTCTGATGGCAACATTGCATTGGCATCTGGGATTGTGCCAACTAAAGCTTCAAATTCTCTTCTTATGGGCAACGATGACATTGGTTCTAATCACAAGCATGAAGCGCAGGCAACGCATTGCATGTTCAAGTGGAAAGCACTCAAGAAAACAAGGGGTATATATGCTGACTGGATAGAAGATATGCACCTTCTGCATAGCTCACTGAATGAAGTTGAGAACTGA